Proteins encoded together in one Prionailurus viverrinus isolate Anna chromosome B1, UM_Priviv_1.0, whole genome shotgun sequence window:
- the TIGD4 gene encoding tigger transposable element-derived protein 4, with translation MAEASVDASTLPVTVKKKKSLSIEEKIDIINAVESGKKKAEIAAEYGIKKNSLSSIMKNKDKVLEAFESLRFDPKRKRLRTAFYTDLEEALMRWYRIAQCLNVPVNGPMLRLKANDFAQKLGHNDFKCSNGWLDRFKSRYGLVFRAQPVEATGVSADPSTVWHQNVLPYYLNDYHPKNVFNIKETGLLYRMLPTNTFAFKGETCSIGKLCKDRITLVVGTNMDGSEKLPLLIIGKHRNPHCFKGIKSLPVCYEANRMAWMTSDVFEQWMRKLDEKFQAQQRRVVIFVDSFPSHPEVKNLKSIELAFFPSCVSSKFIAMKQGVIKSLKIKYRHCLIKKFLSSVEGSKEFTFSLLDAVDTLHLCWRAVTPETIVKSYEEAGFKSQKGESDKTNAETDTGLDLVAHAQAAGVEFPEGLSLEEYAALDDDLETCEAAPKGDSVWTEESKSDETGLYTSDEEDDGGSLGTELPLPSKNEAITALDTLKSFLRSQDVNEELHNSLADLEIFINSSSK, from the coding sequence ATGGCAGAAGCTTCTGTGGATGCCTCGACTCTGCCCGTaacagtgaagaaaaagaaaagtttatccATTGAAGAAAAGATCGACATTATAAACGCGGTAGAAAGTggcaagaaaaaggcagaaattgCAGCTGAatatggaataaagaaaaattcactGTCTTCTATTATGAAGAATAAAGACAAAGTTCTAGAAGCCTTTGAATCTCTGAGATTTGatccaaagagaaaaagactgagaACTGCTTTTTACACAGATCTGGAAGAGGCATTAATGAGGTGGTATCGAATTGCTCAGTGTCTAAATGTACCAGTTAATGGTCCAATGCTACGTCTAAAAGCTAATGATTTTGCACAGAAACTGGGACATAATGATTTTAAGTGCAGTAACGGTTGGCTGGATCGCTTTAAATCCAGGTACGGTTTAGTATTCAGAGCTCAACCTGTGGAAGCTACAGGTGTTTCAGCAGACCCTTCAACTGTCTGGCACCAAAATGTACTTCcttattatttaaatgattatcatcctaaaaatgtttttaatataaaagagaCCGGGCTGCTTTATCGAATGTTACCTACaaatacatttgcatttaaagGAGAAACCTGCTCGATTGGAAAGTTATGCAAAGACAGAATAACTCTAGTGGTTGGGACAAACATGGATGGCTCAGAGAAACTTCCTTTGCTCATCATTGGAAAACACAGAAATCCACATTGTTTCAAAGGTATAAAATCATTGCCTGTGTGTTATGAAGCTAACAGGATGGCATGGATGACGTCAGATGTATTTGAACAATGGATGCGGAAGCTCGATGAGAAATTTCAAGCCCAGCAACGAAGAGTGGTGATCTTTGTTGATTCTTTTCCTTCACATCCGGAGGTAAAGAACCTAAAGTCCATTGAGTTAGCGTTCTTTCCGTCATGTGTATCTTCCAAATTTATAGCTATGAAACAAGGTGTTATTAAAAGCCTTAAAATCAAATATCGACATTGTcttatcaaaaaatttttaagctctGTTGAAGGCAGCAAAGAATTTACATTTTCCCTACTAGACGCAGTTGATACTTTGCACCTTTGCTGGAGGGCTGTAACCCCCGAGACTATTGTTAAGAGCTATGAAGAGGCAGGATTCAAATCTCAAAAGGGAGAAAGTGACAAGACAAATGCAGAGACAGACACTGGTCTTGATTTGGTTGCCCATGCTCAGGCAGCAGGTGTGGAATTTCCTGAAGGTTTATCTCTAGAAGAGTATGCTGCCCTCGATGATGATTTGGAGACCTGCGAAGCGGCACCAAAAGGTGATTCTGTATGGACCGAAGAGAGTAAATCAGATGAAACTGGGCTTTATACTTCTGATGAAGAGGATGATGGTGGATCTCTAGGAACTGAGCTCCCTTTACCATCAAAAAATGAGGCCATAACTGCTTTAGATACTCTTAAAAGTTTTCTTAGAAGTCAAGATGTGAATGAGGAGCTTCATAATTCTTTAGCAGaccttgaaatttttattaactCATCAtctaaataa